A stretch of Sulfurimonas autotrophica DSM 16294 DNA encodes these proteins:
- a CDS encoding amidoligase family protein: MNHFIQPPVLTNSSNELRKVGFELEYSGIELQKSADLIVEIVGPAKIEQINPYHYKIKDTPYGDFNLVLDFQFLISQGLQKWLHNVGLDQIIETEIALALEEFVATLSQTIVPYEISTPPLPLDTLELIENLKEHFRVHGAMGTAANPFYAFGFHINPQVYSLEVEEIIDTLRAFFILYDYLLLWLQPDILRRISPYIKPFENKYIEKILDASYTPDMNTFIKDYLIYNPTRNRALDLLPLLAWINPNQVYSALPQEKISARPTYHYRLPNSKVDEKQWHTYHAWNSWVMVEKLAHNKETLKKLSKEYTQYLAEPLAFLEKDAWIQRVKQWLEKQM, from the coding sequence ATGAATCATTTTATACAGCCGCCTGTACTTACAAACTCCTCAAATGAACTTCGAAAAGTTGGCTTTGAGCTCGAATATAGCGGAATTGAATTGCAAAAAAGCGCTGATTTGATTGTTGAAATTGTGGGACCAGCAAAGATTGAACAGATAAATCCCTATCACTACAAAATCAAAGACACACCCTATGGAGACTTTAATCTGGTGCTTGATTTTCAATTTCTCATCTCTCAAGGTCTACAAAAATGGCTTCATAATGTTGGACTTGACCAAATAATAGAGACAGAAATTGCACTAGCTCTTGAAGAGTTTGTTGCCACACTTTCACAAACTATTGTTCCTTATGAGATATCAACACCACCGCTGCCACTAGACACATTGGAATTGATAGAAAATCTAAAAGAGCATTTTCGTGTGCATGGAGCAATGGGAACTGCTGCCAATCCCTTTTATGCCTTTGGTTTTCATATAAATCCACAAGTGTACTCTCTTGAAGTGGAAGAAATTATTGACACTCTCAGAGCATTTTTTATACTCTATGATTATCTTCTTTTGTGGCTTCAACCTGATATTTTACGCCGTATCAGTCCCTATATCAAGCCTTTTGAAAATAAGTATATAGAAAAAATATTGGATGCTTCTTATACACCCGATATGAATACTTTCATCAAAGATTATCTCATCTATAATCCTACGCGGAACCGTGCGCTTGACCTGCTTCCTCTACTTGCATGGATAAATCCTAATCAAGTGTACAGTGCACTGCCCCAAGAAAAAATATCGGCTCGTCCAACTTACCATTATAGACTTCCAAACTCAAAAGTTGATGAAAAGCAGTGGCATACATATCATGCCTGGAATAGTTGGGTAATGGTTGAAAAGCTCGCACATAATAAAGAAACACTCAAAAAGCTGAGCAAAGAGTACACACAATATCTAGCAGAACCGCTTGCTTTTTTAGAAAAAGATGCGTGGATCCAAAGGGTAAAGCAATGGCTAGAAAAACAAATGTGA
- a CDS encoding YqaA family protein — protein MVYLTLFLSSFAAATFLPVVSEAVLAYDITAGYNIYALLGAATIGNTLGSCVNYFLGRKGLDYLERKKYVKMTSFKKAETMFDRYGAVVLLLSWAPVIGDPITFVAGVLHYDFKRFFLLVLFAKGIRYIAFALFFI, from the coding sequence TTGGTCTATCTCACTCTTTTTTTAAGTTCTTTTGCTGCTGCAACTTTTTTGCCGGTGGTGAGTGAAGCAGTCCTGGCCTATGATATCACAGCCGGTTACAACATTTACGCTCTGCTAGGCGCTGCAACAATCGGAAATACGCTTGGTTCATGCGTAAACTACTTTTTGGGTAGAAAAGGGCTTGATTATTTAGAGCGTAAAAAGTATGTAAAAATGACATCTTTTAAAAAAGCCGAAACAATGTTTGATCGTTATGGGGCTGTTGTCCTTTTGCTTTCATGGGCTCCGGTGATTGGAGACCCTATTACTTTTGTAGCAGGTGTCTTACATTATGATTTTAAAAGATTTTTTCTGCTTGTTCTTTTTGCTAAAGGCATTCGTTATATTGCTTTTGCACTCTTTTTTATCTAA
- a CDS encoding TIGR00282 family metallophosphoesterase, translating into MKIAFIGDILGQPGRIMLRDYLKKIKEEEKIDFVIANYENASHGFGLTLKNANELFSYGIDVMSGGNHTWDKKDIIPLLDTHELLRPHNYPDDVPGNGLRVYDIKGEQLAVLNLMGHYAMPYTDNAFRCAKNTVQELHGKGIKNIFIDFHAEATSEKRALMMMLQGEVSGIVGTHTHVGTDDFQIVNGTAYMSDIGLTGCRDNVIGMDKEVPIKQFLTGLKGHFDIPKKCKKILQMAVMQINDGRCNEAYKLKIFDDNRVIKTEAWLD; encoded by the coding sequence TTGAAAATAGCATTTATCGGCGATATACTAGGTCAACCCGGACGCATTATGTTGCGTGATTATCTCAAAAAAATAAAAGAAGAAGAAAAAATAGATTTTGTAATTGCAAATTATGAAAATGCTTCGCATGGCTTTGGACTTACACTGAAAAATGCGAATGAACTCTTCTCTTATGGCATTGATGTTATGAGTGGAGGCAATCACACTTGGGATAAAAAAGACATTATTCCTCTTTTAGATACGCATGAACTTTTGCGTCCGCATAACTACCCTGATGATGTACCCGGAAATGGCTTGCGTGTATATGATATTAAAGGTGAACAACTTGCAGTACTTAACTTAATGGGCCACTATGCAATGCCCTATACAGATAATGCATTTCGTTGTGCAAAAAATACGGTGCAGGAGTTACATGGTAAGGGTATAAAAAATATTTTTATTGATTTTCATGCAGAAGCAACAAGTGAAAAGCGTGCATTGATGATGATGCTCCAAGGTGAGGTGAGTGGTATTGTCGGCACACATACACATGTAGGAACTGATGATTTTCAAATTGTAAACGGCACGGCCTATATGAGTGATATCGGACTTACAGGATGTCGTGACAATGTAATAGGAATGGATAAAGAAGTACCAATAAAACAATTTTTGACAGGTTTAAAAGGGCATTTTGACATTCCTAAAAAATGTAAAAAAATTCTGCAGATGGCTGTAATGCAAATAAATGACGGCAGATGCAACGAGGCTTATAAGTTAAAAATATTTGATGATAACAGAGTGATTAAAACTGAGGCGTGGCTCGATTAG
- a CDS encoding DEAD/DEAH box helicase, with protein sequence MSQAILFNHFSKNETKEEVELLLCEDAKEAYELENVAKFFQHDVIVFPDFRPSYGDDLRSYKEELHELFFALRTYHSAQKKPLIISPLKTLLFHLPKKELLGTTTLEFGAEINLKEFKQLMIHWGYTFVDMVQVEGEISHRGDIIDIFVPSSNNPIRISLFDNEVEQIKEFELESQRTLGDDLEALEIRSAFYSLNESAYNELNQKIQNSEFDALNKDVASLGFWHLDDMAENFLENKNVKLVRNLDNLLKDAYGINNPRLPRDAFDLDVLEENDEVKELVVANVAQLLKVHQDKKVTLIAANNATVKQAGIYDTTNMTIIQAPYILNILTPDELVVSLNKADKKRRRRKTSILLDDLKAGDYVVHEDYGVGIFEKIEQTEILGGIKDFIVIKYVGDDKILLPVENLDFIDRYIAGGGATPVLDRLGKGSFGKLKAKVRKRLLEIAGQIVNTAAARALIKAPKISLGKKELQEFQALSGFEYTEDQTQAVNEILNQMSSGHIMDRLLSGDVGFGKTEIALNTIYAACQSGYQSAFIVPTTLLSAQHWRSLDERFKDLGIRYAKMDRFVSTKDKNAIIKGLASGEIDCVVGTHTLFGLEFKKLGVVIIDEEHKFGVKQKEKIKELYHNVHLLSMSATPIPRSLNQALSSIKTMSQLLTPPSERQGVRTFVKEYDEKLIKEVILRELRRGGQVFYVHNSIDHMPIKLDELQALLPDLRMLMLHSKISAVETEKELLKFEAGEYDLMIATSIIESGIHMPRVNTIIVDGADRFGIADLHQLRGRVGRGHSEGFAYFIVQNKENLTDEAKKRLLALESNSFLGSGSVLAHHDLEIRGGGNLVGDAQSGHIKNIGYSLYLRMLEDAIKELSNTVEGERAKVDVKLTISAFISDEIVKEDRLRLDIYRRLSQCENAVEIYEIEEEVIDRFGELDVPTKQFFELMVIKLLSLEKKIKTIANYGQNITFTYLNDSKETIKSDSRDDDDIIKATLYYLRNNKPKVL encoded by the coding sequence ATGTCTCAGGCAATTTTATTTAATCATTTTAGTAAGAATGAAACAAAAGAAGAAGTTGAACTTTTACTATGTGAAGATGCAAAAGAAGCATATGAACTTGAAAATGTAGCGAAATTTTTTCAGCATGATGTTATTGTCTTTCCCGATTTTAGACCAAGTTACGGTGATGATTTGCGTTCATACAAAGAGGAGTTGCATGAACTTTTTTTTGCACTGAGAACATATCACTCTGCTCAGAAAAAACCGCTTATTATCTCTCCTTTAAAAACACTGCTCTTTCATCTGCCCAAAAAAGAGCTTTTAGGCACAACAACTCTAGAATTCGGTGCCGAGATCAATTTAAAAGAGTTTAAGCAACTGATGATTCACTGGGGTTATACTTTTGTGGATATGGTGCAGGTTGAGGGGGAAATATCTCATCGTGGAGATATCATAGATATTTTTGTCCCTTCATCAAATAATCCAATAAGAATTTCACTTTTTGATAATGAAGTAGAACAGATTAAAGAATTTGAACTCGAATCACAAAGAACACTCGGGGATGATTTAGAAGCGCTAGAAATCCGTAGTGCTTTTTACTCTTTGAATGAAAGTGCCTATAATGAACTTAATCAAAAAATACAAAATAGTGAATTTGACGCATTGAACAAAGATGTGGCTTCTTTAGGCTTTTGGCATCTTGATGATATGGCAGAGAATTTTTTAGAGAATAAAAATGTCAAGCTTGTCAGAAATCTGGACAACCTGCTTAAAGATGCTTACGGCATTAATAATCCCCGTCTTCCAAGAGATGCCTTTGACTTGGATGTTTTAGAAGAAAATGATGAGGTAAAAGAGCTTGTCGTAGCCAATGTCGCACAGCTTTTAAAAGTGCATCAAGACAAAAAAGTGACGCTTATCGCGGCGAATAATGCTACTGTCAAACAAGCCGGTATTTATGATACGACTAATATGACAATTATACAAGCTCCGTATATATTAAATATTCTTACGCCTGACGAACTTGTGGTATCGCTCAATAAAGCAGATAAAAAACGACGTCGAAGAAAAACTTCGATTCTTTTGGATGATTTAAAAGCCGGTGATTATGTTGTGCATGAAGATTACGGTGTGGGAATCTTTGAAAAGATAGAGCAGACTGAAATTTTAGGCGGCATAAAAGATTTCATCGTCATTAAATATGTAGGTGATGACAAAATACTGTTGCCTGTGGAAAATTTGGACTTTATTGACCGTTATATTGCCGGAGGCGGTGCAACACCTGTCCTTGACAGACTCGGAAAAGGCAGCTTCGGTAAGCTCAAAGCGAAAGTGCGAAAAAGACTGCTTGAAATTGCAGGTCAGATAGTAAATACCGCAGCAGCAAGGGCTCTCATTAAAGCACCAAAAATTTCTTTGGGTAAAAAAGAGTTGCAGGAGTTTCAAGCACTTTCGGGTTTTGAATATACAGAAGACCAAACGCAGGCGGTCAATGAAATTTTGAACCAAATGAGTTCAGGTCATATTATGGACAGACTCCTCAGCGGAGATGTCGGTTTTGGAAAGACAGAAATTGCACTCAACACAATTTATGCAGCATGTCAGTCAGGCTATCAGTCGGCATTTATTGTTCCTACAACACTACTTTCAGCGCAGCACTGGCGCTCTTTGGATGAGCGGTTTAAAGACTTGGGCATACGTTATGCAAAAATGGACAGATTTGTAAGTACCAAAGATAAAAATGCGATTATAAAAGGTTTGGCAAGCGGTGAAATAGACTGTGTTGTAGGAACACACACACTCTTTGGACTTGAATTTAAAAAGCTCGGCGTGGTAATTATAGATGAAGAACATAAGTTTGGGGTCAAACAAAAAGAGAAAATAAAAGAGCTGTATCATAATGTGCATCTGCTCTCTATGAGTGCAACGCCGATTCCGCGTTCACTTAATCAGGCACTGAGCTCCATAAAAACTATGAGTCAGCTTTTAACACCTCCAAGCGAACGTCAAGGTGTGAGAACTTTTGTAAAAGAGTATGATGAAAAGCTGATAAAAGAGGTCATACTGCGAGAACTACGCCGCGGCGGGCAGGTTTTTTATGTGCATAATTCGATTGATCATATGCCTATAAAACTGGATGAGCTTCAAGCACTCTTGCCGGATTTAAGAATGCTTATGTTGCATTCAAAAATATCAGCTGTAGAGACTGAAAAAGAACTGTTAAAATTTGAAGCGGGCGAGTATGATTTAATGATAGCCACTTCCATTATTGAGAGCGGGATTCATATGCCTCGCGTCAATACCATCATTGTAGACGGTGCGGACAGATTCGGTATAGCTGATCTGCATCAGCTTCGAGGGCGTGTCGGTCGTGGACACAGTGAAGGTTTTGCTTATTTCATCGTACAAAACAAAGAAAACCTCACAGATGAGGCAAAAAAACGACTTTTGGCATTGGAATCAAACTCATTTTTGGGCTCAGGGTCTGTGCTTGCACATCATGATTTGGAAATTCGTGGCGGAGGGAATCTTGTCGGCGATGCACAAAGCGGACATATTAAAAATATAGGCTACTCTTTGTATCTGCGAATGCTTGAAGATGCCATAAAAGAGCTGAGCAATACGGTAGAGGGAGAGCGGGCAAAAGTAGATGTTAAACTTACTATCTCTGCTTTTATCAGTGATGAAATTGTCAAAGAAGACAGACTGCGTTTAGATATTTATAGAAGACTCTCACAGTGTGAAAATGCTGTAGAAATTTATGAAATTGAAGAAGAAGTAATTGACCGTTTCGGCGAGCTGGATGTTCCTACAAAACAGTTTTTTGAACTTATGGTTATTAAGCTTTTGTCACTAGAGAAAAAAATCAAAACCATAGCAAACTATGGACAAAATATTACATTCACCTATTTAAATGATTCTAAAGAGACTATAAAGTCAGATTCAAGAGATGATGATGATATTATTAAAGCAACGCTTTATTATTTAAGAAATAACAAACCAAAAGTTCTCTAG
- a CDS encoding gamma-glutamyl-gamma-aminobutyrate hydrolase family protein, with the protein MARKTNVIITGSARGSHSAWIMSQGLLRLYGVHAQFFQPSQWDKKIQMDGLLITGGIDIDPRTFHTHKHFSTIKTDTQRDAMELFLLERAQQEAIPVMGICRGMQLINLFMGGTLHPHIPEMDLNFQHPHSVFPSNILTIEPKSRLHKILKTDRLKANALHHQTLKKIGKGLRVSARDTNALIQAIESTEENFTLGLQWHPEFMPYHWSTHRIFKAFAKEVKKQALF; encoded by the coding sequence ATGGCTAGAAAAACAAATGTGATCATAACCGGTTCTGCAAGGGGAAGTCACAGTGCATGGATAATGAGCCAAGGACTACTGCGTCTTTACGGTGTTCATGCACAGTTTTTTCAGCCTAGTCAATGGGACAAAAAAATCCAAATGGACGGACTCCTCATTACAGGAGGCATCGACATAGATCCTCGAACCTTTCATACACACAAACATTTCAGCACTATAAAAACCGATACACAACGTGATGCTATGGAATTGTTTTTACTTGAACGTGCACAACAAGAAGCCATCCCCGTTATGGGAATATGCAGAGGCATGCAGCTTATCAATCTCTTTATGGGAGGAACACTGCATCCACATATTCCTGAAATGGATTTGAATTTTCAACATCCCCATTCAGTATTTCCTTCAAACATACTAACCATCGAGCCAAAAAGTCGTCTGCATAAAATTCTCAAAACCGACAGACTCAAAGCCAATGCTCTGCATCACCAAACACTTAAAAAAATAGGCAAAGGACTTAGAGTCTCTGCCAGAGATACAAACGCTTTGATTCAGGCAATAGAATCAACAGAAGAAAATTTCACTTTAGGGTTGCAGTGGCATCCAGAGTTCATGCCTTATCATTGGAGTACGCATCGTATCTTTAAAGCTTTTGCTAAAGAAGTTAAAAAACAGGCTCTGTTTTAG
- a CDS encoding bactofilin family protein: protein MAIFNNGDITAKGDKTDSNTAIITAGAKIKGEVELSCNLYIDGELEGFIKSSKEVNVGKNGHVKGDITTKRLVVQGLVEGSVHADRVEIKAAGHVNGEITSVELVIESKGIFEGNSIIKDTTASMSKIETGN, encoded by the coding sequence ATGGCAATCTTTAATAATGGCGACATCACTGCTAAAGGTGACAAAACGGACTCAAACACGGCAATTATCACAGCTGGAGCTAAAATCAAAGGCGAAGTAGAACTTTCTTGTAATTTATATATCGATGGAGAATTAGAGGGGTTTATTAAGTCTTCCAAAGAGGTAAATGTCGGTAAGAACGGGCATGTAAAAGGCGATATTACCACAAAACGACTGGTTGTGCAGGGTTTAGTAGAAGGCAGTGTACATGCGGACAGAGTTGAGATAAAAGCTGCCGGACATGTAAATGGCGAAATAACTTCTGTTGAACTTGTAATAGAGTCTAAAGGTATTTTTGAAGGTAACTCAATTATTAAAGATACTACTGCGTCTATGTCAAAAATTGAAACAGGAAATTAA